Below is a genomic region from Macaca thibetana thibetana isolate TM-01 chromosome 1, ASM2454274v1, whole genome shotgun sequence.
AAGAGCTGGGATCCTAACTGATCACTACTAGAATTGAAGATCTCTGATTCAGTTTTCTGCCAGGAGATTGTGTTAGCCAGATGCTGGATGTTGAAGATagatgggtttttatttttcaaagtaggTCTAAAATAGGCTCTCATGTATTAAGTCCATGGGTTCCAGCAGCAGAATCTTTGGTTTACCTTTTTGTTACACTGAAGAGCTTAAATGTTTTGCCAAACTAGTTTCATAGATGTCCttaaaaatagtataattttgtgtttgtattCAGTGCTTCAGTTCACTGTTGagcaaattgtttttatattgacAAACAAGAAGCTTGAGATTGACTTGTCTCTTAGAAAGGTATCTTTATCCATTGTTACCCCTCCAGTGCAAAGGTTTTTGCCATTTCGTTTAAGTTAGACTTAATGTCTAcgtgtttccatgtttagaatgCTCAATCCTGCCAGATAGTTAGCAGAAGTAACATATAATTGCTTTGAAGTTATTAATGAATGCTAGACTTTCCAAACTGTGCAGGAATCTTTTGTTCAAATGAGAGTAAATGAAACATGCTGCGCCTAATGCATGGAGTGGTGTGGTAAAATCCTGGCTGGTGTGGGTTCAAGAGCAAATTGAAAGAGAAGTCTTAAGACAGAGTGTAGTACAAGTTTTGCTGAAAAGGAGACAGGTAgcaggggaaaatggggagtgaaAAAGGGAgagtttttttgagaaataatatttataggcTGAAATGCAATCGAGGATAACGGTTGATGGCAGGAAAGTGACTGCTGGAATGTTTTCTTCCTCAGAGAGAGTTGGGTTTTGCCCACAGGTGAAAATGTTGACCTGTTGTTAGAAACCTGATGTTTTCATGTGTAAGAAACAAGAATACATGGGCAAACATGTTTAATGGGAAGACATGGAAGCCTTTGTTTGCTCAATTGAGTCAAAAGAAGAGGAAGTTTGAAAAGTTTGGGGCAAAGAACCCTGTAGCAGAGAAAATAGAGATGGTAAATTTGTAAGTAATAGGATAACAATCATAAATTAGAAGTGAGTTCACCCAGCTTGGCTCTGTGTTTCTAGCCATTTGAGCATCAGGCTCAGATTGGGCAGAGAGTTGGGTTTCTCTGGCATTGGTTTATCCAGACTTAGACCCTGGGGTAGGGATTGGTCATATGATTAATGGTGGACTTTATACTTGGATAAAGAGGGGAGAAAAGGGGAACATgaggggtttttaaaaattgtgttgtagagatggagttgcacTGTGTTACTCAAGCAGTCTTGaactgccctcaagtgatcctccccaagtgttaggattacaggtgtaagccactgtgcccaaccttggAGTGAGATGAACAGGTGATAGGATCGCTGTATTACAGGTCCTAGATGAAGAATGAGAAAACGATAAGGAATTAACTAGGAAAAATCAGAAGGTACATAATTGGAAAGGTGGGTGGTATAACTGAGAAAACCCAGGTAGAAAACAGCTGGACTGGGAGGTCGGTCTGAAAGCCCAGGTTATTAGAAGCTGTTATCCTCGAACCTTAATAATAActgcaataagaaaaagatagtAAATGGAGCAGAATCCAAAATAAGATGAAACGCCTACAGTTTTTAGAAGCTAGGAGAGTTGATTTAGAAGCCACAATAAGGTTAGAACAGTCACCACTGGAGGGTTACAGAGAAAAGTCAGAACAATTTTGTTGAAGATTCATCATGAGTTCCAAAAGATGTGGGGAAAGAGTTTTAGAATGTACAAAGGTAAATGTGAATTTATTCCCATGATAACTGATAGATACTAAAGGCCTGGGGCTTTCTGGAGTGCTCAGGGTATGGGTGAAGGAAAGGCCAGGAATCCATCGTTTCTGAGCACTGGGGGAAAGAAAATCCCAAAATTTAGTATCTTTATCTTGGTGATTAAAAGactcaagcctttaatcccagcactttttgggaggccaaggagggaagatagcttgagctcgggaattgaagaccagcctgggaaacatagcaagatatctctactaaaaatcagaCATTAATGAGGCATGAGGGcttgcctatagtcctagctactcaggagtctgagatgggaagatcacttgagcctggaagatagaggccacagtgagctgtcatcatgccatggcactttagcctgggcaacaaagcaagactcccaaCCCGCCGAcacccacacccccccccccccccccccccaaaaaaaaaaatctccttacaCAAATTGCCTACAGACCGCTTGATACAGAGAATGGGCCAGACATGGTGAGTTAGTTGTGAACCAACTGGTAACACTGGTAGGTGTGTTGAAGAGAGAAGGTTTTATCATTCTTAAATTTGACACTGTTCATTGCAGGGGCCCTCCTCGCCAAAGACAGCCTAGAGAGGACGGCAatgaagaagataaagaaaatcaaGGAGATGAGACCCAAGGTCAGCAGCCACCTCAACGTCGGTACCGCCGCAACTTCAATTACCGACGCAGACGCCCAGAAAACCCTAAACCACAAGATGGCAAAGAGACAAAAGCAGCCGATCCACCAGCTGAGAATTCGTCCGCTCCCGAGGCTGAGCAGGGCGGGGCTGAGTAAATGCCGGCTTACCATCTCTACCATCATCCGGGTAAGCAAGCTTGGATGGCCATCATTTATGACAATTGTGAGTGGTgaccatttcattttattaatacaaGAAGGGGAAAATCTCAGTTCCATCAGATAAAGCCATGTTATTTATAATGTGTTCTGCCCTGTTCTTAATTAcctaatatttcattttaggaATATTGAATATCATAGTCATATTTGGCCACCCCTCAGCTAGTTCTCAATTCTGACACTGGAGACCTGTATTTTCTTGAGTATTTTGAACTGTTAGCGCTTTCTATCAACTTTTCTGAATGAATTTTATGATGTCACTAGTAAACGGAGGAAAGTTTTGCTAGCTGAGAAATAAgttaattacattattatttatgcattatttcaaaaaagaagtAGGATAGCTATTAGAATTAACCCACTGAAAGTGGCAACATCGATATAATCTTTTAatcatttctaattgttttttgttggtttatgTTGTTCCGGGAAAAAGATGAGAGTGTTTTGTGTCTAAAAACTCCTAGGAGAATGACTCATGGTTTATCATGGTGTATTTAAACTGCCTATAGATTAATAGTAGTAATTCTCTGGCAGACCACATGatacatttttgttcttgttactTTGGCTTATTAGCTCACTTGTTTTTGTTACCCTTAATTCCAAAATTAAGGGAttccttttcattcagcattttaCATGATATCGAGAGGTGTGTGATTGTCCTTCCCTCCGAAATTAGCATTCAACCAGTAGTGCTCTTGGTTTTTTCCCCTTTGCTATTTGCTGGATGGCAAAAGATCTGTTAATGTCTCCCAATACACAAGTAATGTAAGCTAGAGCATGTACTACACTAAATGAAGATTACCATGAATTCTACAtgatcatctttatttttttctttacagtttaGTCATCCAAcaagaagaaatatgaaattccagcaataagaaatgaacaaaagattgGAGCTGAAGACCTTAAGTGCTTGCTTTTTGCCCGTTGACCAGATAAATAGAACTATCTGCATTATCTATGCAGCAtggggtttttattatttttacctaaaGACGTCTCTTTTTGGTAATAACAAacgtgttttttaaaaaagcctggTTTTTCTCAATACGCctttaaaggtttttaaattgtttcatatCTGGTCAAGTTGAGATTTTTAagaacttcatttttaatttgtaataaaagTTTACaacttgattttttcaaaaaagtcaaCAAACTGCAAGCACCTGTTAATAAAGGTCTTAAATAATTGTCTTTGTGTAAATTTGTCTAGTTTTGCTTTAGTTTAAGTTCTTAGCTATTTATAGGACCCTCAGCTTGACCCAGTCTACAAATAGATGATGCTCACTGGCAATTCCCTCAggtaaaatgtctttaaaatctcTAATCCTTAAAGTGGCATGCCTGTGGGcccataataaaaattagaaaatacatactCTTGATAACCTGGCTATTTTTCATTGAAGGATTAGCTCATTTGTAAGGAAGGCTTTTTTTGTGTGGGTTCCTTTGGCTGTAAGGCAGTGTTTAAAAGGGCATTGCTCTAACCTAGACCAACCAGACTCTCATCCTGCTCCACTTAGTTTTGTCACGTTCGGAGAATTTATTTCAGTGTGCCAATTGAAGATGTCAACTTTAAAGTGTTAGGAGAACCTGTCACAATGCCTGGTGTGGTTCAGCTGCTTATGTCCTAGAGAtggaaacaaataatataaaacccATGGGAAAACTGCTTAGGAACATGGAGGTTGGTGAACTTATAATTATGTGGTTCTCAACACCTTATAGCCTAAGCCTAGTCTGgctgttcttttctgtttttgagacttGAGTcgtgttctgtcaccaggctggagtgcagtggcgcgatctcggctcactgcaacctctgcctccgggtttaagcgattctcctgcctcagcctcctaagtagctgggactgcaggcgtgtgccaccacgcccagctaatttttgtatttttagtagagatggggtttcactgtgttagccaggatggtctcaatctcttgaccttgtgatctgcctgcctcagcctcccaaagtgctgggtttacaggcgtgagccacggcacccggacTCTGGCTgttgttttctaaatgttttgttAGATGTTCTTTGGCTTGCTTTGTGAAATAGTCATGTAGTTGATAGTGACTGCTGTCCAGAAACActccagatcatcctggccagCTTTCAGGGCCCAGGAGAAATAGACAGGAGTCGGGAGTAGGCCAGAGTGGCACATCAGGAATCCTGCAGTGCTGTGGAAGTCATCTCCTGCTTGGGACTAACTCTTCACAGAGGACTTGATAAGAGActactcaaaaatttttttaaccctAGTTAATGTAAATATCTGTACTGCAGAAGTGAGTTTGTTAGCCCATTTCTTGCCGGTGTTTATGAAAATAATACCCAGTGTTGGCAAGAGTGCAATGGACCTGAGACTTAAAAACTGTTGGTAGCATCTAAACTGTTACTTACATGCACACAGTCCCTGACTTACAGTGGTTCAACTTAGGGGATTTAGTGGGGTTGCAGTTTCTACTGAataaacattgttttcatggCATCACAGAGTTGAAAAATCATCAATGAAACCATCGTAAGTCGACTGCCGTGTTGCCAACATTAAATTTAGTTTCAACCTAATGATTTTCTGACTTGTGGTTTATGGGAATATTGCCTCATCATAAATTGAAGAGCATCTGTATTAGGATATCATAGAAATAGGAAGACCAACAACTGATTAAATACCAATAATGTTAGAATGAGATTTTTGAAAACACGTTGAGGAGGACAGTTTTGGGGGAGTACAATCTTGTGTGCTAGTGTTGGAAACAGAACTACGTACACGTTTTTAGATATTGTCTTGTGTTCTGTTGCCCAGTACTTTGAGTACTTAAGGATTATTTGTAAGGAACTACAGAGCCTGTACATCTCAAAAACTACCCAGAAAACTTGTAGCCAAGATAAAGGTTTAGAACCTGTTCTGCCAATCAGATGCACCAACATGAGACCTAGAGACATTGCTAGGAAGCTATGCAAACTCATTTTGCTAGCGAGGGTGGTCGCTGTGCTTTGGTGATACAACAGCAGGGATGatttcctcctctctgcctcttgggtttttATATTCACTGAGCCTGGTTCCCCAGCCTTAGCAATTGTGAGATaacctggttttttttgtttgtttttgtcttcagaAGGGAGGTGCCATTTGGAGCAGAGTGAACACAGGAGAGCAGGAAGTGAGGAAAAAAGCGACTGTGTCATAGTTTCTGTTGAACGTTGCACTGGAAGACCTAGGGCagtacagttaaaaaaaaaaaaaaaaaggatttgggaGAAATAATTGTCATGCATAGGTGATGCTAGCCacacagaaaatccaaaagatCTTGTAGTCAAATTTGAGTGTTTATAATTGGCTAGTTGTGTTTCTGTATAGTAATGTCTAGAAAATAATGACACATATTCTCGTGATACTATCAAAGGTAGTTAGGAGTGAATTTATGGATCTTCATGGAAGGGAGTAGAACAATCAAAtgacaatggatttttttttccttgtttatggATATTAAGACTTGTCAGTTTATCCAGTGATTAAATGTATTTCACTTTTAAAGTCTTAGGGTtactaggccaggcgtggtggctcacacatgtaatcccagcactttgggaggcggaggtgggtggatcacgaggtcgagatcgataccatcctggcctacatggtgaaaccccatctcctaaaaatacaaaaattagctgggcatggtggcaggcacctgtggtcccagctactcaagagactgaggcaggagaattgcttgaacctgggaggtggaggttgcagtgatcctagattgcgcccctgcactccagcctggtgacagagcaagactctgtctcaaaaaactaataataatataaataaatagatgaagcCAGGGTTATTCTGGCGTGTCTTGGAAAGCAAACAGAAAGGGGCCTGAAGGGATGttgaagatttaaaaagatgTGAAGTAGTTGTCTTGGGAATGGGAAAACAAATATACGAGGGACATGCAGAATTGCCAGCAGGTGGAGAGTTGAATTTAACTAGGGCTTTGCCAGGTGAATtcaacaaaggaaggaaagagcaaAGGTATTGAGTGTGTATACAAacctatatggtatagcctattgctcctaggctgcaaacctgtacagcatttAACTGCTGAATACAGGCAGTTATAACAcagtggtaaatatttgtgtgtctaaGCGTAGAAGAGGTACAGAAGGCTGGACAtggtacctcatgcctgtaatcccagcatcttgggagaccaggaatttgagaccaacctgggtaaaatagcaagaccccatctctacgaaagtttcaaaattagccagatatggtggcacatgcctgtagtcccagctacttggaaggctaaggagggtcgcttgagcccaggagttcaaggctgcagagccatgattgtaccactgcattccatccaacctgggcaacaaagcaagattctttaaaaaaaaaatgaaaaatgagaaaaggtagaGGAAAAAGGCCATATAAATGTTTCAAAAGAAACACCTGTACAGGGTACTTAACCATAGGTTGAACTTGCAAGACTAAAAGTTACTCTGGGTGATTGGTGAGTAAACGTGGAGggctaggacattactgtacacttaCGCTACAAAAAGCACTTATAAAAGGTGTTTTCCATTTAACTTTTACCTTACAAACtaattgctttcttcttttttttttttttttttggggggggggtattaggggatggagtctcactgtgacccaggctggagtgcaatggcagaggcctcccaggttcaaccgattctcctgcctcagccttcttagtagctgggactacaggcacctgccgccacgcccagctaagttttgtatttttagtagagacggtttcaccatgttggtcaggctggtctcaaactcccgacctcatgatccacccacttc
It encodes:
- the YBX1 gene encoding Y-box-binding protein 1 isoform X3; this translates as MRRPYGRRPQYSNPPVQGEVMEGADNQGAGEQGRPVRQNMYRGYRPRFRRGPPRQRQPREDGNEEDKENQGDETQGQQPPQRRYRRNFNYRRRRPENPKPQDGKETKAADPPAENSSAPEAEQGGAE